One segment of Alnus glutinosa chromosome 2, dhAlnGlut1.1, whole genome shotgun sequence DNA contains the following:
- the LOC133859343 gene encoding uncharacterized protein LOC133859343 isoform X1 encodes MKIADNANLQVEVPNKGDITTVKRKADDQIVSEEKRKKKKKKQVATPRPACSWVYFSREFIKEYSASHPESSGLKAATKAASDAWKSMSLEEKAKYTKRSREVWDKYLSTSPACSPKPRKQSKLVTRCSPGRLFNVLQRLTPEQKAVVKSMGFGSLLGLRCRTLRRSLCLWLLERFNTTRCSLEICGERVPLCPKDVELVMGLAASGKDVVNSGPDDFIADLRHSYNATNHGISVRFLEERLAAPEAGEDFKRSFVLYALGTLLSPTARLDVSPSFLHFLTNMDVVHQYNWGKFLLDRLVREVSRFHQGKQRAVGGCLLFLQLFYYESISIEGCAPLSSAVVPCLSSWGEEEITERERREKELGGYGLGQVHSNLQFGISTYAFIKLAAFVQVIRKERCLGMESSECRDQLDGQSVDSISITVKLGPVFEQEGKQADKEQMNGEITMDEEEMPILIRSENIVCGDIEVVVDSVRMPCRNKEYGCNETVDYMNNDHEETCTYAPCSCPLLDCNFVGSSDQLSLHFSSKHWDSGRRFRYNSPLAVFLGINEQFLVLQAEEDGVLFLLNKGVESIGNTVMITCIGPSSSSKGRFLYDLVSGRGTSSLRLKSVTETFPGRVEGFPPTDFLLIPFRFLSRPGHINLDVCIWNSTELGADCP; translated from the exons GTACCTAATAAAGGAGATATTACAACAGTCAAGCGAAAGGCCGATGATCAGATTGTCtcagaagaaaagaggaaaaagaagaaaaagaagcaagttGCCACTCCTCGTCCTGCATGCTCATGGGTGTACTTTAG CCGGGAGTTTATCAAGGAGTATAGTGCTTCCCATCCTGAGTCCTCTGGCCTTAAAGCT GCCACAAAGGCTGCATCGGATGCTTGGAAGTCTATGAGCCTAGAGGAGAAAGCAAAATACACTAAGCGTTCTCGTGAAGTGTGGGATAAGTACTTGAGTACATCTCCTGCCTGTAGCCCCAAGCCAAGGAAACAG AGTAAACTTGTAACAAGATGCTCTCCTGGACGCTTATTCAATGTGTTACAGCGTCTCACACCTGAACAGAAGGCTGTGGTGAAGAGCATGGGATTTGGAAGCCTCCTTGGCCTTAGATGTAGAACACTCCGCCGCAGTTTGTGCCTTTGGCTATTGGAGAGGTTCAACACTACAAGATGTAGCTTGGAGATTTGTGGTGAGAGGGTTCCTTTATGCCCAAAAGATGTGGAGCTTGTGATGGGATTAGCGGCTAGTGGAAAGGATGTAGTGAACTCAGGGCCAGATGATTTTATTGCAGACTTGCGCCATAGTTACAATGCTACAAATCATGGGATTTCAGTGCGATTTTTAGAGGAGCGGTTGGCAGCTCCAGAAGCAGGAGAGGATTTTAAGAGATCGTTTGTCCTCTATGCATTAGGCACTCTGCTGTCCCCAACAGCGAGGCTGGATGTTAGCCCATCGTTCCTCCACTTTTTGACAAATATGGATGTAGTCCATCAGTACAACTGGGGGAAATTCTTACTTGACCGGCTTGTTCGAGAAGTATCTCGCTTTCATCAAGGGAAGCAACGGGCAGTTGGTGGTTGTCTGTTGTTTCTCCAG CTCTTTTACTATGAGAGCATCTCCATTGAGGGATGTGCTCCTTTGTCCAGTGCAGTTGTTCCATGCTTGTCTTCATGGGGTGAGGAGGAGATTACTGAGAGAGAAAGACGAGAAAAAGAACTTGGTGGCTATGGTTTAGGACAGGTACATTCAAATTTGCAATTTGGTATAAGTACGTATGCATTTATCAAGCTAGCTGCTTTTGTGCAGGTGATACGCAAGGAGAGGTGCCTTGGTATGGAGTCCTCAGAGTGCAGAGATCAACTGGATGGCCAATCAGTAGACAGCATAAGCATCACGGTTAAGCTTGGTCCTGTTTTTGAACAGGAGGGGAAACAG GCTGACAAAGAACAAATGAACGGGGAGATTACTATGGATGAG GAAGAGATGCCAATTCTTATTAGGAGTGAAAATATTGTCTGTGGGGACATTGAGGTGGTTGTTGATTCAGTCAGAATGCCGTGCCGGAACAAAGAGTACGGTTGCAATGAAACAGTGGATTACATGAATAATGACCATGAAGAAACTTGCACCTATGCCCCATGTTCATGCCCACTTCTAGACTGCAACTTTGTTGGCTCATCTGATCAGTTGTCACTACACTTCAGCAGTAAACATTGGGATTCTGGAAGGCGCTTCAGGTATAATAGCCCATTGGCTGTCTTCTTAGGGATTAATGAACAGTTCCTTGTTCTTCAAGCAGAGGAGGATGGTGTTCTTTTTCTCCTGAACAAGGGTGTTGAAAGTATTGGGAACACTGTCATGATAACTTGTATTGGACCAAGCTCATCATCAAAGGGAAGGTTCTTGTATGATCTTGTATCAGGAAGAGGAACCAGCTCTTTGAGATTAAAATCAGTGACAGAGACTTTTCCAGGACGGGTGGAAGGTTTTCCCCCAACGGATTTTCTTCTGATTCCATTTCGTTTCCTTAGTAGGCCTGGGCATATCAACTTGGATGTTTGTATATGGAATTCTACAGAGCTTGGTGCAGATTGCCCTTGA
- the LOC133859343 gene encoding uncharacterized protein LOC133859343 isoform X3, translating to MKIADNANLQVEVPNKGDITTVKRKADDQIVSEEKRKKKKKKQVATPRPACSWVYFSREFIKEYSASHPESSGLKAATKAASDAWKSMSLEEKAKYTKRSREVWDKYLSTSPACSPKPRKQSKLVTRCSPGRLFNVLQRLTPEQKAVVKSMGFGSLLGLRCRTLRRSLCLWLLERFNTTRCSLEICGERVPLCPKDVELVMGLAASGKDVVNSGPDDFIADLRHSYNATNHGISVRFLEERLAAPEAGEDFKRSFVLYALGTLLSPTARLDVSPSFLHFLTNMDVVHQYNWGKFLLDRLVREVSRFHQGKQRAVGGCLLFLQLFYYESISIEGCAPLSSAVVPCLSSWGEEEITERERREKELGGYGLGQVIRKERCLGMESSECRDQLDGQSVDSISITVKLGPVFEQEGKQADKEQMNGEITMDEEEMPILIRSENIVCGDIEVVVDSVRMPCRNKEYGCNETVDYMNNDHEETCTYAPCSCPLLDCNFVGSSDQLSLHFSSKHWDSGRRFRYNSPLAVFLGINEQFLVLQAEEDGVLFLLNKGVESIGNTVMITCIGPSSSSKGRFLYDLVSGRGTSSLRLKSVTETFPGRVEGFPPTDFLLIPFRFLSRPGHINLDVCIWNSTELGADCP from the exons GTACCTAATAAAGGAGATATTACAACAGTCAAGCGAAAGGCCGATGATCAGATTGTCtcagaagaaaagaggaaaaagaagaaaaagaagcaagttGCCACTCCTCGTCCTGCATGCTCATGGGTGTACTTTAG CCGGGAGTTTATCAAGGAGTATAGTGCTTCCCATCCTGAGTCCTCTGGCCTTAAAGCT GCCACAAAGGCTGCATCGGATGCTTGGAAGTCTATGAGCCTAGAGGAGAAAGCAAAATACACTAAGCGTTCTCGTGAAGTGTGGGATAAGTACTTGAGTACATCTCCTGCCTGTAGCCCCAAGCCAAGGAAACAG AGTAAACTTGTAACAAGATGCTCTCCTGGACGCTTATTCAATGTGTTACAGCGTCTCACACCTGAACAGAAGGCTGTGGTGAAGAGCATGGGATTTGGAAGCCTCCTTGGCCTTAGATGTAGAACACTCCGCCGCAGTTTGTGCCTTTGGCTATTGGAGAGGTTCAACACTACAAGATGTAGCTTGGAGATTTGTGGTGAGAGGGTTCCTTTATGCCCAAAAGATGTGGAGCTTGTGATGGGATTAGCGGCTAGTGGAAAGGATGTAGTGAACTCAGGGCCAGATGATTTTATTGCAGACTTGCGCCATAGTTACAATGCTACAAATCATGGGATTTCAGTGCGATTTTTAGAGGAGCGGTTGGCAGCTCCAGAAGCAGGAGAGGATTTTAAGAGATCGTTTGTCCTCTATGCATTAGGCACTCTGCTGTCCCCAACAGCGAGGCTGGATGTTAGCCCATCGTTCCTCCACTTTTTGACAAATATGGATGTAGTCCATCAGTACAACTGGGGGAAATTCTTACTTGACCGGCTTGTTCGAGAAGTATCTCGCTTTCATCAAGGGAAGCAACGGGCAGTTGGTGGTTGTCTGTTGTTTCTCCAG CTCTTTTACTATGAGAGCATCTCCATTGAGGGATGTGCTCCTTTGTCCAGTGCAGTTGTTCCATGCTTGTCTTCATGGGGTGAGGAGGAGATTACTGAGAGAGAAAGACGAGAAAAAGAACTTGGTGGCTATGGTTTAGGACAG GTGATACGCAAGGAGAGGTGCCTTGGTATGGAGTCCTCAGAGTGCAGAGATCAACTGGATGGCCAATCAGTAGACAGCATAAGCATCACGGTTAAGCTTGGTCCTGTTTTTGAACAGGAGGGGAAACAG GCTGACAAAGAACAAATGAACGGGGAGATTACTATGGATGAG GAAGAGATGCCAATTCTTATTAGGAGTGAAAATATTGTCTGTGGGGACATTGAGGTGGTTGTTGATTCAGTCAGAATGCCGTGCCGGAACAAAGAGTACGGTTGCAATGAAACAGTGGATTACATGAATAATGACCATGAAGAAACTTGCACCTATGCCCCATGTTCATGCCCACTTCTAGACTGCAACTTTGTTGGCTCATCTGATCAGTTGTCACTACACTTCAGCAGTAAACATTGGGATTCTGGAAGGCGCTTCAGGTATAATAGCCCATTGGCTGTCTTCTTAGGGATTAATGAACAGTTCCTTGTTCTTCAAGCAGAGGAGGATGGTGTTCTTTTTCTCCTGAACAAGGGTGTTGAAAGTATTGGGAACACTGTCATGATAACTTGTATTGGACCAAGCTCATCATCAAAGGGAAGGTTCTTGTATGATCTTGTATCAGGAAGAGGAACCAGCTCTTTGAGATTAAAATCAGTGACAGAGACTTTTCCAGGACGGGTGGAAGGTTTTCCCCCAACGGATTTTCTTCTGATTCCATTTCGTTTCCTTAGTAGGCCTGGGCATATCAACTTGGATGTTTGTATATGGAATTCTACAGAGCTTGGTGCAGATTGCCCTTGA
- the LOC133859343 gene encoding uncharacterized protein LOC133859343 isoform X2, producing MVPNKGDITTVKRKADDQIVSEEKRKKKKKKQVATPRPACSWVYFSREFIKEYSASHPESSGLKAATKAASDAWKSMSLEEKAKYTKRSREVWDKYLSTSPACSPKPRKQSKLVTRCSPGRLFNVLQRLTPEQKAVVKSMGFGSLLGLRCRTLRRSLCLWLLERFNTTRCSLEICGERVPLCPKDVELVMGLAASGKDVVNSGPDDFIADLRHSYNATNHGISVRFLEERLAAPEAGEDFKRSFVLYALGTLLSPTARLDVSPSFLHFLTNMDVVHQYNWGKFLLDRLVREVSRFHQGKQRAVGGCLLFLQLFYYESISIEGCAPLSSAVVPCLSSWGEEEITERERREKELGGYGLGQVHSNLQFGISTYAFIKLAAFVQVIRKERCLGMESSECRDQLDGQSVDSISITVKLGPVFEQEGKQADKEQMNGEITMDEEEMPILIRSENIVCGDIEVVVDSVRMPCRNKEYGCNETVDYMNNDHEETCTYAPCSCPLLDCNFVGSSDQLSLHFSSKHWDSGRRFRYNSPLAVFLGINEQFLVLQAEEDGVLFLLNKGVESIGNTVMITCIGPSSSSKGRFLYDLVSGRGTSSLRLKSVTETFPGRVEGFPPTDFLLIPFRFLSRPGHINLDVCIWNSTELGADCP from the exons GTACCTAATAAAGGAGATATTACAACAGTCAAGCGAAAGGCCGATGATCAGATTGTCtcagaagaaaagaggaaaaagaagaaaaagaagcaagttGCCACTCCTCGTCCTGCATGCTCATGGGTGTACTTTAG CCGGGAGTTTATCAAGGAGTATAGTGCTTCCCATCCTGAGTCCTCTGGCCTTAAAGCT GCCACAAAGGCTGCATCGGATGCTTGGAAGTCTATGAGCCTAGAGGAGAAAGCAAAATACACTAAGCGTTCTCGTGAAGTGTGGGATAAGTACTTGAGTACATCTCCTGCCTGTAGCCCCAAGCCAAGGAAACAG AGTAAACTTGTAACAAGATGCTCTCCTGGACGCTTATTCAATGTGTTACAGCGTCTCACACCTGAACAGAAGGCTGTGGTGAAGAGCATGGGATTTGGAAGCCTCCTTGGCCTTAGATGTAGAACACTCCGCCGCAGTTTGTGCCTTTGGCTATTGGAGAGGTTCAACACTACAAGATGTAGCTTGGAGATTTGTGGTGAGAGGGTTCCTTTATGCCCAAAAGATGTGGAGCTTGTGATGGGATTAGCGGCTAGTGGAAAGGATGTAGTGAACTCAGGGCCAGATGATTTTATTGCAGACTTGCGCCATAGTTACAATGCTACAAATCATGGGATTTCAGTGCGATTTTTAGAGGAGCGGTTGGCAGCTCCAGAAGCAGGAGAGGATTTTAAGAGATCGTTTGTCCTCTATGCATTAGGCACTCTGCTGTCCCCAACAGCGAGGCTGGATGTTAGCCCATCGTTCCTCCACTTTTTGACAAATATGGATGTAGTCCATCAGTACAACTGGGGGAAATTCTTACTTGACCGGCTTGTTCGAGAAGTATCTCGCTTTCATCAAGGGAAGCAACGGGCAGTTGGTGGTTGTCTGTTGTTTCTCCAG CTCTTTTACTATGAGAGCATCTCCATTGAGGGATGTGCTCCTTTGTCCAGTGCAGTTGTTCCATGCTTGTCTTCATGGGGTGAGGAGGAGATTACTGAGAGAGAAAGACGAGAAAAAGAACTTGGTGGCTATGGTTTAGGACAGGTACATTCAAATTTGCAATTTGGTATAAGTACGTATGCATTTATCAAGCTAGCTGCTTTTGTGCAGGTGATACGCAAGGAGAGGTGCCTTGGTATGGAGTCCTCAGAGTGCAGAGATCAACTGGATGGCCAATCAGTAGACAGCATAAGCATCACGGTTAAGCTTGGTCCTGTTTTTGAACAGGAGGGGAAACAG GCTGACAAAGAACAAATGAACGGGGAGATTACTATGGATGAG GAAGAGATGCCAATTCTTATTAGGAGTGAAAATATTGTCTGTGGGGACATTGAGGTGGTTGTTGATTCAGTCAGAATGCCGTGCCGGAACAAAGAGTACGGTTGCAATGAAACAGTGGATTACATGAATAATGACCATGAAGAAACTTGCACCTATGCCCCATGTTCATGCCCACTTCTAGACTGCAACTTTGTTGGCTCATCTGATCAGTTGTCACTACACTTCAGCAGTAAACATTGGGATTCTGGAAGGCGCTTCAGGTATAATAGCCCATTGGCTGTCTTCTTAGGGATTAATGAACAGTTCCTTGTTCTTCAAGCAGAGGAGGATGGTGTTCTTTTTCTCCTGAACAAGGGTGTTGAAAGTATTGGGAACACTGTCATGATAACTTGTATTGGACCAAGCTCATCATCAAAGGGAAGGTTCTTGTATGATCTTGTATCAGGAAGAGGAACCAGCTCTTTGAGATTAAAATCAGTGACAGAGACTTTTCCAGGACGGGTGGAAGGTTTTCCCCCAACGGATTTTCTTCTGATTCCATTTCGTTTCCTTAGTAGGCCTGGGCATATCAACTTGGATGTTTGTATATGGAATTCTACAGAGCTTGGTGCAGATTGCCCTTGA
- the LOC133859343 gene encoding uncharacterized protein LOC133859343 isoform X4 — protein MSLEEKAKYTKRSREVWDKYLSTSPACSPKPRKQSKLVTRCSPGRLFNVLQRLTPEQKAVVKSMGFGSLLGLRCRTLRRSLCLWLLERFNTTRCSLEICGERVPLCPKDVELVMGLAASGKDVVNSGPDDFIADLRHSYNATNHGISVRFLEERLAAPEAGEDFKRSFVLYALGTLLSPTARLDVSPSFLHFLTNMDVVHQYNWGKFLLDRLVREVSRFHQGKQRAVGGCLLFLQLFYYESISIEGCAPLSSAVVPCLSSWGEEEITERERREKELGGYGLGQVHSNLQFGISTYAFIKLAAFVQVIRKERCLGMESSECRDQLDGQSVDSISITVKLGPVFEQEGKQADKEQMNGEITMDEEEMPILIRSENIVCGDIEVVVDSVRMPCRNKEYGCNETVDYMNNDHEETCTYAPCSCPLLDCNFVGSSDQLSLHFSSKHWDSGRRFRYNSPLAVFLGINEQFLVLQAEEDGVLFLLNKGVESIGNTVMITCIGPSSSSKGRFLYDLVSGRGTSSLRLKSVTETFPGRVEGFPPTDFLLIPFRFLSRPGHINLDVCIWNSTELGADCP, from the exons ATGAGCCTAGAGGAGAAAGCAAAATACACTAAGCGTTCTCGTGAAGTGTGGGATAAGTACTTGAGTACATCTCCTGCCTGTAGCCCCAAGCCAAGGAAACAG AGTAAACTTGTAACAAGATGCTCTCCTGGACGCTTATTCAATGTGTTACAGCGTCTCACACCTGAACAGAAGGCTGTGGTGAAGAGCATGGGATTTGGAAGCCTCCTTGGCCTTAGATGTAGAACACTCCGCCGCAGTTTGTGCCTTTGGCTATTGGAGAGGTTCAACACTACAAGATGTAGCTTGGAGATTTGTGGTGAGAGGGTTCCTTTATGCCCAAAAGATGTGGAGCTTGTGATGGGATTAGCGGCTAGTGGAAAGGATGTAGTGAACTCAGGGCCAGATGATTTTATTGCAGACTTGCGCCATAGTTACAATGCTACAAATCATGGGATTTCAGTGCGATTTTTAGAGGAGCGGTTGGCAGCTCCAGAAGCAGGAGAGGATTTTAAGAGATCGTTTGTCCTCTATGCATTAGGCACTCTGCTGTCCCCAACAGCGAGGCTGGATGTTAGCCCATCGTTCCTCCACTTTTTGACAAATATGGATGTAGTCCATCAGTACAACTGGGGGAAATTCTTACTTGACCGGCTTGTTCGAGAAGTATCTCGCTTTCATCAAGGGAAGCAACGGGCAGTTGGTGGTTGTCTGTTGTTTCTCCAG CTCTTTTACTATGAGAGCATCTCCATTGAGGGATGTGCTCCTTTGTCCAGTGCAGTTGTTCCATGCTTGTCTTCATGGGGTGAGGAGGAGATTACTGAGAGAGAAAGACGAGAAAAAGAACTTGGTGGCTATGGTTTAGGACAGGTACATTCAAATTTGCAATTTGGTATAAGTACGTATGCATTTATCAAGCTAGCTGCTTTTGTGCAGGTGATACGCAAGGAGAGGTGCCTTGGTATGGAGTCCTCAGAGTGCAGAGATCAACTGGATGGCCAATCAGTAGACAGCATAAGCATCACGGTTAAGCTTGGTCCTGTTTTTGAACAGGAGGGGAAACAG GCTGACAAAGAACAAATGAACGGGGAGATTACTATGGATGAG GAAGAGATGCCAATTCTTATTAGGAGTGAAAATATTGTCTGTGGGGACATTGAGGTGGTTGTTGATTCAGTCAGAATGCCGTGCCGGAACAAAGAGTACGGTTGCAATGAAACAGTGGATTACATGAATAATGACCATGAAGAAACTTGCACCTATGCCCCATGTTCATGCCCACTTCTAGACTGCAACTTTGTTGGCTCATCTGATCAGTTGTCACTACACTTCAGCAGTAAACATTGGGATTCTGGAAGGCGCTTCAGGTATAATAGCCCATTGGCTGTCTTCTTAGGGATTAATGAACAGTTCCTTGTTCTTCAAGCAGAGGAGGATGGTGTTCTTTTTCTCCTGAACAAGGGTGTTGAAAGTATTGGGAACACTGTCATGATAACTTGTATTGGACCAAGCTCATCATCAAAGGGAAGGTTCTTGTATGATCTTGTATCAGGAAGAGGAACCAGCTCTTTGAGATTAAAATCAGTGACAGAGACTTTTCCAGGACGGGTGGAAGGTTTTCCCCCAACGGATTTTCTTCTGATTCCATTTCGTTTCCTTAGTAGGCCTGGGCATATCAACTTGGATGTTTGTATATGGAATTCTACAGAGCTTGGTGCAGATTGCCCTTGA
- the LOC133859343 gene encoding uncharacterized protein LOC133859343 isoform X5 has translation MQSKLVTRCSPGRLFNVLQRLTPEQKAVVKSMGFGSLLGLRCRTLRRSLCLWLLERFNTTRCSLEICGERVPLCPKDVELVMGLAASGKDVVNSGPDDFIADLRHSYNATNHGISVRFLEERLAAPEAGEDFKRSFVLYALGTLLSPTARLDVSPSFLHFLTNMDVVHQYNWGKFLLDRLVREVSRFHQGKQRAVGGCLLFLQLFYYESISIEGCAPLSSAVVPCLSSWGEEEITERERREKELGGYGLGQVHSNLQFGISTYAFIKLAAFVQVIRKERCLGMESSECRDQLDGQSVDSISITVKLGPVFEQEGKQADKEQMNGEITMDEEEMPILIRSENIVCGDIEVVVDSVRMPCRNKEYGCNETVDYMNNDHEETCTYAPCSCPLLDCNFVGSSDQLSLHFSSKHWDSGRRFRYNSPLAVFLGINEQFLVLQAEEDGVLFLLNKGVESIGNTVMITCIGPSSSSKGRFLYDLVSGRGTSSLRLKSVTETFPGRVEGFPPTDFLLIPFRFLSRPGHINLDVCIWNSTELGADCP, from the exons ATGCAGAGTAAACTTGTAACAAGATGCTCTCCTGGACGCTTATTCAATGTGTTACAGCGTCTCACACCTGAACAGAAGGCTGTGGTGAAGAGCATGGGATTTGGAAGCCTCCTTGGCCTTAGATGTAGAACACTCCGCCGCAGTTTGTGCCTTTGGCTATTGGAGAGGTTCAACACTACAAGATGTAGCTTGGAGATTTGTGGTGAGAGGGTTCCTTTATGCCCAAAAGATGTGGAGCTTGTGATGGGATTAGCGGCTAGTGGAAAGGATGTAGTGAACTCAGGGCCAGATGATTTTATTGCAGACTTGCGCCATAGTTACAATGCTACAAATCATGGGATTTCAGTGCGATTTTTAGAGGAGCGGTTGGCAGCTCCAGAAGCAGGAGAGGATTTTAAGAGATCGTTTGTCCTCTATGCATTAGGCACTCTGCTGTCCCCAACAGCGAGGCTGGATGTTAGCCCATCGTTCCTCCACTTTTTGACAAATATGGATGTAGTCCATCAGTACAACTGGGGGAAATTCTTACTTGACCGGCTTGTTCGAGAAGTATCTCGCTTTCATCAAGGGAAGCAACGGGCAGTTGGTGGTTGTCTGTTGTTTCTCCAG CTCTTTTACTATGAGAGCATCTCCATTGAGGGATGTGCTCCTTTGTCCAGTGCAGTTGTTCCATGCTTGTCTTCATGGGGTGAGGAGGAGATTACTGAGAGAGAAAGACGAGAAAAAGAACTTGGTGGCTATGGTTTAGGACAGGTACATTCAAATTTGCAATTTGGTATAAGTACGTATGCATTTATCAAGCTAGCTGCTTTTGTGCAGGTGATACGCAAGGAGAGGTGCCTTGGTATGGAGTCCTCAGAGTGCAGAGATCAACTGGATGGCCAATCAGTAGACAGCATAAGCATCACGGTTAAGCTTGGTCCTGTTTTTGAACAGGAGGGGAAACAG GCTGACAAAGAACAAATGAACGGGGAGATTACTATGGATGAG GAAGAGATGCCAATTCTTATTAGGAGTGAAAATATTGTCTGTGGGGACATTGAGGTGGTTGTTGATTCAGTCAGAATGCCGTGCCGGAACAAAGAGTACGGTTGCAATGAAACAGTGGATTACATGAATAATGACCATGAAGAAACTTGCACCTATGCCCCATGTTCATGCCCACTTCTAGACTGCAACTTTGTTGGCTCATCTGATCAGTTGTCACTACACTTCAGCAGTAAACATTGGGATTCTGGAAGGCGCTTCAGGTATAATAGCCCATTGGCTGTCTTCTTAGGGATTAATGAACAGTTCCTTGTTCTTCAAGCAGAGGAGGATGGTGTTCTTTTTCTCCTGAACAAGGGTGTTGAAAGTATTGGGAACACTGTCATGATAACTTGTATTGGACCAAGCTCATCATCAAAGGGAAGGTTCTTGTATGATCTTGTATCAGGAAGAGGAACCAGCTCTTTGAGATTAAAATCAGTGACAGAGACTTTTCCAGGACGGGTGGAAGGTTTTCCCCCAACGGATTTTCTTCTGATTCCATTTCGTTTCCTTAGTAGGCCTGGGCATATCAACTTGGATGTTTGTATATGGAATTCTACAGAGCTTGGTGCAGATTGCCCTTGA